The segment CACCCATCGGTGGTCGCCTGGAGCATCGGCAACGAGGTGGGAGAGCAGTGGTACCCCGAGGGCTGGCGCATTGCGCACCGGCTTGCCGCGATCGTGCGCGAGGAGGACCCCACCCGACAAACCACCAGCGCGTATAATTCCAAACTTGCAGGAAACGACGGCATGCAGAAGGGCGTTGATGTCATGGGTTACAACTACAAGCCCTGGCTCTATAAACCATTTCGAGAGAACAATCCCCTTCAACCCGTGCATGGAAGCGAGACAGCCTCCTGCGTGAGTTCACGAGGGGAATACTTTTTTCCGGTCTCCGATGACAAGCTGCAGGGTCGCGCCAACTTCCATGTGAGCTCCTACGATCTGAGTGCGCCTGAATGGGCGTTTTCGCCCGATGTGGAGTGGAAGGGGATCGATGAGAATCCCTTTGTCGCGGGCGAGTTTGTCTGGACCGGCTTCGACTACCTCGGCGAACCCACCCCGTTCAATGCCGATACCACCAATCTCCTGAACTTCACCGACCCCGCCCAGCGCGACGCGATGAAGAAGAAACTCGACGAACTGGGTCGGATTCCGGTCCCGTCGCGGAGCAGTTATTTTGGCATTATCGACCTCGCCGGTTTCCCGAAGGACCGTTACTACCTGTACCAGAGTCGCTGGCTTCCCGAACTTCCCATGGCGCACATTTTGCCGCACTGGAACTGGCCGGAGCGGGTGGGGCAGGTCACACCCGTGCACGTCTATACTTCGGGCGATGAAGCGGAACTGTTTCTGAACGGACGCTTGCTCGGCGTGCGCACGCGCGGCAAGTTCGAGTACCGTTTCCGCTGGAACGACGTCATCTACGAACCCGGTGAACTCAAGGTGGTCGTGAAGAAAGGTGGCAAGGAGTGGGCCACGACAACCAAGCGCACGACCGGTTCCGCTGTGGCGCTGCGCTTGTCGCCGGATCGCGTGTTGGTGAAGGCCGATGGTGAAGACCTGTGTTTTGTGACGGTTTCAGTCCACGACACCCGAGGTGACCTGGTACCCAGGACGCATTTGCCCGTGAAGTTCCGGGTTGAGGGCCCGGCGACAATCCAGGCGGTCGATAACGGTGATCCCACGAGCTTCGAGCCCTTTCAGGCCTCCGAGCGCAAGACGTTCAATGGCCTCGCACTGGTGGTGCTTCGTACAAAGGCAGGCCAAGCCGGCGCAATCACGCTTATCGCCGAGACCGACGGCCTGGCTCCCGCCCGCACTGAGATCTCGGCTCGCTAAAAAAATGCGCCCCGGGGACGGCGGTCCCGAGGGGCGCTAGTTTCAAGAGTGTCTGCTCAGGCAATGACCTCCGCGGTGACGACTTCGCGCATGCGATCGATGTACCAATCGGCGAACTTGACGAGGTCGACTTCGCCCGGCGAATAGGGGCCCGGAACGTAGCCCGACGTTTGCACGCCCTTGAGGTTGTTTACGCACAGGTCCCAATCCTGGCCGCCCGTGATCTGCCAGAACTCCGCGACGCGCTTCGGGTCGTAATCGACGCCTTCAACGGCCTTGCCATCGACGAGCCACATGACGTCGACGATGCAGCGCGTGGCTGCGACGGGCGTGACGCGCATGGTCCAGGCATAATCGCTGACGGCATCCATCCAGAAGTTGGGATACATGCAGAGGCCCGTCACACCTGCATTGTGGTCCTTGTGATCGCCCATCGGGATTGAGACGGCCTTGCCATCGAGGCTGTAGCTCTCGACGCCCGGGCGCAGGGGATAACGGACCGCGAGGTGAAAGGAACTGCCCTCAAACTGGACGTTCCTGGTTTCGAGCCCCCGATCGGCCCACTCCGGCATGCGCTCATTCAACGTGGGATCGACGGCTTCCGTGAGGTTGGCACCGATGACCGCGCGGCAATACTCCGGGTGGACGGGGCCGCAGTGGTAGCACTCGCGGAAGTTCTCCGTGATCAATTTCCAATTCGTATTGAGTTCGAAACGCTCGCGCAGGGCGACCTTCGACGACTCGAAACGGAATGGCTTGAGAAAGCGTGCGTAGTCCTCGGCCACCTTGTCAAAGGCGGGCGGGTTGTCTGAGAGTGAGATGAAGATGACGCCCTCGACCACCTGCACATGCACGGGTTTGAGACCATGAGACTTCTTGTCGAAGTCCTTTGGCATCAGGCGCGCGGTGTGGAGTGAACCGTTCTTCTGGAAGACCCATTGGTGATAGGGGCAGACGAGCGTTGTCGCATGGCCACGCTCCTCGAGGCACACCAGGGATCCCCGGTGGCGGCACGAGTTGTGGTGGGCGTAGACTTCTCCTTTGTCGCCGCGGATAATCACGACGGAATCCGGCCCAAGCGCGTAGATGAAATAATCCCCGGGCTTTGGAATCTCGGAGACCACGCCGGCGTAGAGCCAGTACTTGCCCCAGATGTGCTTGCGATCGAGGGCGAAGATTTCGGGGTCAGTGTAGAATGGCTGGGGCAGCGACCAGCCGGAACGGTACTCCGCGAGCGACTCGCGGAGCTGACGGGGTGGGGTGTTCATGAGGGTGGTGGGAAAATCGAGACTGAAACTACTTCTTTTCGTCGTTGTGAATGAGATCGACGATGGAATGCAACTCAAAGCGCTCCTTTACCTCTTTGAGATCCACCGGGCGCGCAAACTCAATCCTGATTGTGCGGGGCTGGTCCGGATACAAGTCGAAGAAGTTATCATCCGGGTGATGCGTGATGCCTGCGACGTTCAGGAACACCCGGTGCTGGAACCCGGATGAACGCAGCGTCACCACCGCCTCATGGGTGGACCAGAGCTTGATCTCGGTTTTGGTGCGAGCCTTGGGCCACGCAAAGAAGCGAGGCTGCGCGAAAAACACGGTGTCCTCGCTCACGCACTCCGAGCCCATCCAAAGGGAATAATGGAGGTAAACCTGGTCCGTCGTGTGGGCGGCGATTTCCTTCGTGAAATCGAGTTCTGACTGGCGCACGGATTCGCCGTACAAGAGCTTCACGGATTTCGAGCCTGAGCGGAGGCTCCGTCCGTCCACATGGCGAAGGTCCCAGCGAAGGGTCGCACGAGCGGGCTCCGGGCGGTCGTACACCGTGTAGAGATCGATTCGGCGAATCGTGTTTGCACGGAGGTTGTTGATGCCCTGTGTTTCGCTGCCGTGGATATGAGCGGACACCAGCGCGGGAGCAAAGAAGCGGCGTGCGACGTAGTGCAGTGCCTTCCAGCGTCCGTTGTGCTCGATCGAACTCCATGAGGCCACAGGCCAGCAGTCGTTAAGCTGCCAGTAGATGGCACCCATGCAACGCGGCGTGATGCGGCGGTAGTGTTCAACCGCGACCTGCATGCAGTAGGCTTGGTTGACCTGTGAGAGCACCATCAGGGCGTCCTGCGTGCGCGGAAAGCCGTAGCGACGCGTGACGTAGTCGAGGATGATCTGGTTGCCCGCAGGGTTCTTCTGGTGGTTTTCCGACGTGCGACCAAAGAGGTTGCGGTCTCCTGGATCACAGAACTCGCGCATCGTTTCCGGCGACGCGTAGCTCTGCATGCCGAACTCGGAGCAGAACCGCAGCTGCCATTTCTCGTACTCCGCGACCGGCCGGCGAAGGTGCCAGACGTCCCAGTAATGCGTGTCGCCACATTTCTCCCCCGCGGCGTGGCCGGTGGTGTACTTGTTGCGCCATTCGCTCGTGGGCCAATAGCTCGTGGCTCCATCGTGCTCCTTCAAGACTGCCGGAAGGAGCTTGTGGAACAGGGCTTCGTATCCCTTGCGGAGGCGGGCCGACTTCTCGAGCTCCGCAAGGTTGATCTGCACCAGTTCGTTATTCCCGCACCAGAGTGCGAGGGATGCCCGGTGGCGGAGTCGACGCACCTGGTACACCGCTTCCTCGCGCACTGAGGCAAGAAATGCCTTGTCGAAGGGATACAGGGTG is part of the Opitutaceae bacterium genome and harbors:
- a CDS encoding glycoside hydrolase family 2 protein, giving the protein MPSTFSLSQTNWKFREAGSRESWRSARVPGCVHTDLLHHRLIPNPFHGTNELQLQWIEHRDWEYETVFDLPQGLLEEENVLLVSDGLDTVATVTLNGKAVGSSENMFVGHRWDVRHLLKPSGNRLHIHFASARRYIDTARQDHAPREINDPVGGCTRIRKQQCQFGWDWGPRLVTAGVWRDLRLEGWSQARLSGVRIRQEHTRAGRVRLHVEPEFEGTAKGLNLHTSLHLDGAVVTESHEVMSVLDVPSPELWWPAGQGAQPLYDLHVALRDADGRILSTCRKRIGLRTIVLDRHPDKWGETFQFVVNGRPVFAKGANWVPADSFVAGLTRADYARDLEAAVEANMNIIRLWGGGVYESEDFYDLCDELGLLVWHDFMFACTLYPFDKAFLASVREEAVYQVRRLRHRASLALWCGNNELVQINLAELEKSARLRKGYEALFHKLLPAVLKEHDGATSYWPTSEWRNKYTTGHAAGEKCGDTHYWDVWHLRRPVAEYEKWQLRFCSEFGMQSYASPETMREFCDPGDRNLFGRTSENHQKNPAGNQIILDYVTRRYGFPRTQDALMVLSQVNQAYCMQVAVEHYRRITPRCMGAIYWQLNDCWPVASWSSIEHNGRWKALHYVARRFFAPALVSAHIHGSETQGINNLRANTIRRIDLYTVYDRPEPARATLRWDLRHVDGRSLRSGSKSVKLLYGESVRQSELDFTKEIAAHTTDQVYLHYSLWMGSECVSEDTVFFAQPRFFAWPKARTKTEIKLWSTHEAVVTLRSSGFQHRVFLNVAGITHHPDDNFFDLYPDQPRTIRIEFARPVDLKEVKERFELHSIVDLIHNDEKK
- a CDS encoding aromatic ring-hydroxylating dioxygenase subunit alpha, which produces MNTPPRQLRESLAEYRSGWSLPQPFYTDPEIFALDRKHIWGKYWLYAGVVSEIPKPGDYFIYALGPDSVVIIRGDKGEVYAHHNSCRHRGSLVCLEERGHATTLVCPYHQWVFQKNGSLHTARLMPKDFDKKSHGLKPVHVQVVEGVIFISLSDNPPAFDKVAEDYARFLKPFRFESSKVALRERFELNTNWKLITENFRECYHCGPVHPEYCRAVIGANLTEAVDPTLNERMPEWADRGLETRNVQFEGSSFHLAVRYPLRPGVESYSLDGKAVSIPMGDHKDHNAGVTGLCMYPNFWMDAVSDYAWTMRVTPVAATRCIVDVMWLVDGKAVEGVDYDPKRVAEFWQITGGQDWDLCVNNLKGVQTSGYVPGPYSPGEVDLVKFADWYIDRMREVVTAEVIA